The Brachyhypopomus gauderio isolate BG-103 chromosome 1, BGAUD_0.2, whole genome shotgun sequence genome includes the window CCTACCTGCCTACTGACTACTCAAAGCTCTCCAACAAGGAAAAACATAAAGTAAGTATCTATACTGCTGAATTTCAATGCTTTCTTTTTCCTTTGAATATATGCGTACATTTTTGAAAAATGAATAGCTTGCTAATTGAAATTCCTGTGTTATTTTAACAGTTAAGAAAACCTGCTGTGGAGAAAATGCGTAGAGATCGCATCAACAACTGCATCGAGCAGCTTAAGGTGATGCTGGAGAAGGAATTCCAGCAGCAAGACCCCAACACCAAGCTGGAGAAAGCAGACATTCTGGAGATGACTGTTGTCTTCCTgaagcagcagctacaatcccAGATCTCAGCACCTCAGAAAGCCCACTGTGATGGCTACTCTCAGTGCTGGAGGGAGACCATGAACTTCCTATCTGCCAACTCCAAGCTGGACATGACACTTCAGCATCTCAACCACTGCCAAGAAGCCCAGAGAGCAGCAAAGGATCTCCATATGTCTCCACAGGCCAGCCAGATTTCAGTCAAGCAAGAGACCACTGTCCACAGAGCTGTCTGGAGGCCTTGGTAGAGACACTGACCACAGAGTCTTACTCATGTTAACTAGATGGTAGTTTTACCATCTTTAATGTAGGAGATATGTTATTTCCAAGGACTTTCGCTATGGAATGTGAAAGAAATGTTTTTACATTCAAGGTGCACCTCAAGGGTAAAATCTTCAAATTGAAAACTATTTTAGACTTTTGGAAAATGAGCTTTGTAAGTTTACTTTATATCAAATAGCAAATGTTTGTAATTGTTTTGCTTTGTCAAGTAAGATTTTTAACCTTTTGTAAGTTTCCATGAATTCTGCTTAGAACCTAAGCATATAAATGTGTTGTTGGATTATCTTAATGTAATCCTTGGTTTTGGCCTTTCATAAGGGCAATTAAGAAATTATCAGCTTGGTATTTTCATGTGCCATAAATATAGTGGACACTGTGTGTCTCTTGTTAAATAAAGACAATTGATTgccaaaataaacaaattacTTTCCTTGTTAATATAATCAGTGCATCATATAAATTTTTCACCATGTTTCATATATTAGGATCGTAACCTAAACTTTGAAATGAAGGCTATTAAAAGCCTTAAATAAACTTACAATTAGCAATAATAAATATTAGTGCATAATTGCACACACTGAAGAAGTCTGTTCTTTGGGATAGTGGACTCATGAACACTCAGGAATTAAACTACACAATCACAAGTCACATGCTTCGTCTTTAAAGAAACGGCATGACAA containing:
- the LOC143488467 gene encoding transcription factor HES-5-like; amino-acid sequence: MAPTYLPTDYSKLSNKEKHKLRKPAVEKMRRDRINNCIEQLKVMLEKEFQQQDPNTKLEKADILEMTVVFLKQQLQSQISAPQKAHCDGYSQCWRETMNFLSANSKLDMTLQHLNHCQEAQRAAKDLHMSPQASQISVKQETTVHRAVWRPW